From the genome of Hemiscyllium ocellatum isolate sHemOce1 chromosome 6, sHemOce1.pat.X.cur, whole genome shotgun sequence:
ggcagcatctaaggaacaggaaattcgacgtttcgggcattgattcctgatgaagggcttacgcccgaaatgtcgaatttcctgttccttagatgctgcctgacctgctgcgcttttccaacaacacattttcagctcatgcacTATTATAGATTATTATTGCAACTTCCTTCAACAACTAACAAATTCAACATGTTTACAGAAAGTTTAGGCTCACTTTATTGTATAAATAAAACCATACACATACACTTCAAGAGTATACTTGTCATCAAGCATTTCAAATCAGGGAAATGCGCCTTTTCTATTTACTGGCTTCTGTATCTATGGATTACATACATTATAGTAATGACATAAAGGCACACTATTCCTACTCTGTTGCTTACAATGCAATAGTAAAAGCAAATAATGTGTCACATTACATTTATTCATTAGCCACACAGCCATTTAAAAATAGTACTGAAAATGGAAGTGACCTTTtgtcaaacaaaaataaacaaataaacaaTGCTCATTTGAAACATCACAAATCAAAACCTCAATATTGCATTTTTTTGCAATTTTGGAAGCCAGCTACAAATTAGTTTACATTTGACTAATGTAACAATACCATACTTTACTGGAACACTACCAGATTCAAAGAATAATAGATCTGGCAGCAAAGGCATTTGTCTGGCATATTTTCTGTTTTATAACAGAGCCTTTTGGAAGCCAGTTGGAAGAAATGTATAAATTGAAATGGAGCGTTGTCCATACAGACTATGCACTGCTGACACCACAACTAAAATGAAACAGATGTAGAAGTCATTGCAGGTGAATGCCATGCTCCTGTGACATGGGAGAACAGTTCTTGTAGAATGATGGTGAACAGGGATTCCAATGATTATAACATGTCCGTTCACTCTTTTGGTGGTTGAGGCTGATGGCATGATAGCCAAAAAATTTACAACTCCAGTCTCCCGGTTGAACATAACAGGTGATGGATAGGATCCAGACGTTAGTAAGATGTCACTACCGAGGATTCAAAGGAATCATTCTTGGAAGTCAGGCAAGTGGTTGAGAGCAAATTTGGGAGAAAGTATGAGAAAGCCAGTAGGGGAGGGTGGAAACCCAGACCATGAGACCTAACCTCCTCCTGGTTTCCAGCATACGTCTGTCTTAGTGCTCAGATAGGCATGTTAAGATCAGACTCCAAAAAACAGTAAGATTGATGTAGATATGTTCCAAGAGTCGTTCATATTGCCCACCCCTTCATATTAGGTCTCCTCTAAACATTGAAGCTGCCAATTCTTTTTGTAGCTGAGCTGCAGAATGATTTCAAGACAGAATAACTGCGGAATGTATCACTCAATATTAAGCCACAAACTAAGAGCTACCATGATAAAACCATTTACACTAACCTCTCCAATCGGGACATTTATTGTTCAGAAATGCCAGTTGCCCAAAACACTTTGAGCAGAATCAGTTGTTCTCTCAATGCCATTGGTATCATTTTAGTCCAGTACTTTGGGAGTGGAGACATGGAAAATACAGCTTTGCAGATTTGTAATATTGCCTTATAATGTTTTAACACTTTTTAGTGTTTCTGGTGAATATTTATATCTGTGGCATTTTCTGGCTCACACACATTAGGCACTCTAATGTCATTTTATAATCCATAAAATTTCaaattacagaaatgatttggtcCAAAGCATTACAGACTGGAGTAATTACTGTGTACTAAATGTAAAAATTATTTGTTTTCTTATTAATGGGAGCACAATAAAACAAACTGAGAATAATCAGTTTTTCATGGAATACCATATTACACCAATGAGTAAATGTTTCTCTCCTATGAGGAGTATGCCGTCTCACTCCTGAATTGTGCTTTGTAGACAGTAGACTTTAGGGAGTCAGATGGTGACTGTTGCTACAGTATTCCTACcccctgacctgctgttgtagccactatatgtatatggccagtccagttgagtttctggtcaatggtaggcccaggatgttgatagtgagggattcagtgatgataatgccatgaGTATCAAGGGGtagtggttagattgcctcttattaaAGATGGTCCATTGCATGTcatgtgtgatgtgaatgttacttgccacttgttaacCCAAACCtggattgtccagatcttgttgcatttgaacacggactgcttcagtatgagGAGctgcaaatgttgctgaacattgtgcagtcatcagcagtCATCTCCACTTCTGATTTATGACAtaaggaaggtcactgatgaagcagatgaagatgattgggcctaagacactaccctgaagaactgcTGTAGAAATGTTCTGGAACTCAGATGACTGACTTTAAAAAACCACAACCAACTACCTATATCCCAGGTATGACTTCAAACAGCAGAGAGTTTATTCCCTAATCccctttgattccagttttgttagggcttcttgatgtcacatgtggtcaaatgctgtcttgaagtcaagggctgtcactctcacctcacctctggaattcagttcttttgcccatgtttgacccaaggctgtaatgagctcaggagctgtggctctgatggaacccaaactgggcatcattgagcaggtgctgcttcataacactgttgatgacaccttccatcactttactgatgattgagagtaggttAATGGGATGGTAATTAGCCAGATTGGATTTGACCTACTTTTAGCATACAGGAcaaacctgggcaatttttccacattgccaggtaaatgccaatgttgtaactgtactggaagagtttgGCTAGTGGAGTGGCAACTTCTGGAGTActagtcttcagtactattattgaaatgttatcagGACCTTAGTccttgcaatatccagtgcctccaaccatttcttgataacaAATGGAGTAAATCAAATTGGCTCAATATTTGAATCTGTGATTTTGGGGACTACTAGAGCAGGCTGAGACATGGTACTCAtgttgaagattgctgtgaatgtgaGTACTTTCTAAAATAACTATTATTTATGGGAAGTCTTGGTAGTGATTTTTCATAAATTACTTGACTTTACAAAATACCATAACCAGTTCTGTCCTTGCATATATAAAACTAAGGAACAGATTGATTTATTCCTTTTGTGACCCAGAGATACAGGAGCCAAGACTGGCACTCATACTGACACCTCAGCTGAAATCATATAGAATGGGAATAATGGGCTTCCTTTTCAGGATATTTTTACTTTGGAGCTGCCTTCAATGAGGGCACATACTCGAGAATTGATAAGGTTCAATTGACTGAAAAAATCACGACTGCCACAAATTCTGAGCATCAACATCTGTCAAGTGAGCTCAAAATCAGGAAAGAGCTTTTCAAACCAAAATTTATCCTCAATATACAATGAAACAAGTATCCAATTAAAGAGGAAGTTTAAAAAAGTTATTTCAATTGTCGTGATGCTCAAGTCCATCTTACACAGATAAAATAATGATACAACTCTCAATATTAATGAACTTTACTCTAATATCATCAGTAAgccttttaaaaaggaaataaatattaCAATTTATGGACCACAAGCTGTGTACTTTAAAGCTACAATATTCAACTTTTAATAAACAGAAGAGATTCActggcaatttaaaaaaaatattttatcaCTTTTTTCTACTTAATTTGAAAGTACCTACAATGTGTTGTAGCAAGTCAGTGATCAAGGACCATTTCTTCTAAAGTAGTCCCAGCACACCGGTGCAGTAGTGCAGGGCCTCTGATCGAGAGGGACAGATGACAAGAAAAGTTGAACAAATCTACATCAAACAGAATTGTGGAATTCTCTGGGAAAAGAAACAGTGCAGCCAAATATTGGTTTCTTGCTAAAAAAAAAGTGCTTCAATACAAGAAGAAAAGTAGAAAGTGCTCAAAATCTGTAATAAATAGCCAGGTATAATGCAAAATTTCAGTCAGGAGggttcaggtaaaaacaatgtaaGTCTGTCATCCAAGTAACCTCATTGTACAACATATTTAAACCTTGGGCAGTAAGGATATACTAAGAAATGAACTCATTATGATATTATCATGAATTCAAATCACAAAAGTAATGATAACTAACCCAGCAAACATATAGAATATAACACAACCCAGACTGATAATCATTTACATTAATTATTTTTCAGATTATGCTTTTTCTCCATACCTACATGCTAATCAATATAATTGCCAGATTTTAAGCCGATTACGTATGTTTGGTTAAGTAAAGATTGGTATAGTGTTTCTTCTTCAGTTTTCTCCTCATCAAGCACTGCTCTTTGATTCATGGGTAAGACAGAAGGCAGCCAGCTCCCAGACTCTGAAAATTGTGCCAAATGTTGCACAACAGAATTCAAGGGTAATGCTATTTGGTTGCTACTCTTACCTCCCAGGAAAACTATCTTACCTATATTCTCAAAGCAACTTCTCTACTGCTATAACTCAGACTACAAACTTAACAATTGTGTGAAAATGTAAGGCAGAAATCCATGCCCAAATGTCTAGGCCTGGTGCACTGAATCTCAGAATATCTACTGCACTACAAAAGTCAATTAAGTCTGAGTCTTCGATGCACTCCTCTAGTGGTGAGAGCTGGACAGCATATGCTATATAGGAAGAAATGCTAAAATTTCCATCTTCACTGTCTCAGATACATATTTGGCATCACTTGGCAAAACAAGGTCACTAACCTTGAGGCCTTGTATGTGCTAATTTCATCAGCACATGTTAATTGCTAAAGTAACTACACCTGCACTGTCTTGGTCAGGTTCATTGGGCCGATGATTTCATAGGCATTTGCATTTCTGTTACTAAGGACATCTGCAAATAAGATAAGATGACAAATATTGATATCAACATCTGGAAGGTAGTTGCTGACTGATGGTTTCTCTGGAAGGAGAAGGGAACTGAACTTTCTTGGAAAGTCATTGGAATTATAAAAGACAATTACAAAAAGCTCAGCTTGTCAGGAACAGGGTCCAAAGAAAAGCAGAGGCCACAGGTCAGTGAATCTTGTATCTTTTCAATCACGCTCTTTCTCGGCAGCAAATATGATAGAGACTATCAGGTCAGAGCAGAGGCCTATACCACATCAGGCAATGGCTAACAGAGTTGACCATAATGGCACAAACCATTGTCTCAAGAGGTTAAAAAGCTGCCACACAACCTTGTTACCTTTCAATCTGTACATTCTTCTATAGCCCAGATGATGGATGTTGTTTCAGAGTGTGGGAAGGAGAGAAAATGTTCACTTATTCCAACTTGAATATCAATTTCATGGCAAGCAAAGAGTGTCAGAGTAAGGTTTTGCATATCCTACTTAGCAGCCATTGGTTTTAAAATGCAATAGTTACTTTTAAGCAACTTACTTTTTGAAATTACAAATATATACATTTTTGTCTTGCTGAGGACAAGATTTCATCATACAGACCTACAAATATCAAAGCATACACATAAAAGATCAAATTTGACATTGTCAAAAATGTACTTGCAGTTGTGTGGACTACATATTAAGAGCTATGTTGTAATAATGTTACATGGCAGTTTGAATTGAACCAGAGTTAACAGATTTTCAAATagctttttgaagaaataataataCCATATCTAAACAAGTCTTTACACATAAGATTCCTCTGAAAAAAACACTTGTTCAAAGTCTTCAAATTTTGGGTCACTGCAGCACTTATTTTGCCATTTCTTCTTGCTCTGGAGCACAGCATCAGTCACTTCTTGTGTTTTCATGAAATAGTTCTCAGCATCAATCTGAAAAAAATAATCCTTAACTGCTTTAGCTGCACTATGGGAAAGAGCATTGGAACTTGTGCTGTGAAATTGTTGCTCAGTTGCACATGGTCCACTTGTCGATGAAAATGGTTTCTTCTCCTGGAGGATCCCACCCTGTATCTCAGAAAGATCTGTATTAGTTACACTCTCACTGATGGCCCCAGGACTCTGAGTGTCCGTGTGAGCAGAAGTTaccaattcagacaaatgtgagttaACTACTCTTTGGGAACATTTCTCTCCTAGTGTAAATGAGCGCGATTGTTGACGTGGCTTTGACTGAAGACATAATTTTGAATTTTGCCCATAAAAGATAGTCTGTGGTATTTGGTCAAGTTCTGGAAGAGTTCGATTTGCTGTACTCAACAGATGTGATCTGCAAGCAACAGAGCTATTGATGAGTTCTTGTGAATCAGAATGTCCATGTTTGAGTAAAAGCTTTGAAGACTTAACCATCACTCCTTTTTTTTTGGCATCTGTACTTTGCAGTGATGATTGGATTGGTTTCCGATAGGACAGTGAATTGACCAATCGGCTTCTGTTCAACTTTTGCACGTCTTCTGCAGCCACTGGAGAAACAGTTAACTTGCCATTGGTGAGTTCTTTATCTATAAAGAATGGACCATGCTTGCTTTTAAGCTTATATCCCTTCTCCTTTCTTCTCAGTGTCCAGCATCCTCCTTTCTTCAGCCAGctgttggggtgcagtgtgactGGGCCTTTCTCAATGATGCATTTAGAGGTTTCTTCAGTCAAGTTGCAGCTTCCCTTGTGTTTTTCTGGTGCGGCGGAGGAGGAAGTGACAGCTGTGCCAGCATCTTGAATAGGAGACAAGACACCATAACAGTGTTTCAACATACTGGGGCTAGCTACGACAGCCGGATGGCCTTTATGACCTTGTATGGCAGAAGTGGATGTTGAGAAGCTTTCATCCAACACACAAGGTTCTGCATTATGTGTGAAAGCACTATCAATTGAACTCATCGAGGAGCCTGATGGTGAGGACAAACTGGAGCTGCTAATCTTTGAGGTAACGTTAAGTTTGAGTGGTGGAGGTGGCTGAAGTTGGCTACTGCTGTGCGACACCTTCTGAACAACTTTATGGCTTCCATTGCTAGATGTTTTCTGGTCAATATCCTTATGCAAACTGTAATTTATGAGCTTTTGGCCCTCAATCTGTAGCATCTGCAATTGCATAAGGTAGTTCTCATCTGACTGAGTCATGACAGCATCATAGCTAGCTTTACGAATCACAGTCTCATGATTCTGACAATGTTGAGCAAATTGTGAGGCAGGAGGAAATATATTGGGCTCTGAACACCGTCTGTGTCTTCTGGAACCTGAAAGCCTTCTGTCAGGAGCAAAGCCATAAATGTTGGAGTCCAGGAGGTCATTTTCGGAAAATGGACAGCTCACACTTCTACTTTGGGAAGCTGGAACACATAAATGACTTCCTTCATCCTCAGGTTGATCAAGATCACAGTCACTCCAGGTCAGAACAGAGTCCCTGCTTTGATTGTCTTGCTTTCTCTTCGACATCAGGTTCAATAATGGGGAATCAGTGTCATGATTGAGCTCATTTTCTAGACTGTCATACGAGGAGTCATGTAGTTGAAATGAGGAGAGATCTGCAAGAGGAAGCAGAATAAAAACTTTTGACTGACCATGTTGTTTAAGAACTATTAAAACAGGATAAGATTATTTGGCTCTAAAAGGCCAATCATTTTTAATTGACTAGTTCAAAAATTCAAATTCACACATCTTCCCATTCATCTTAATTCCTTCCTAAAATAACTTGTTAACTTCAATCAGAGGGGCCTCTTGTTAGTTTATTTAAACAAGCCTATTGTTGTTTGGTGAACAGATTCCTTCCAAATTCTTATTTCTAAACATGGCCCTGAGTATTGGAACCGTCCATAGTAATAGATCAGTTTTGTCAGCATTCCTTATGATTCTGAAACTCTCAAataacaatgattttttttccggCAAATAAAGAACGTGCAATTATAAATCGCTTTCCATATTCTCAGGTGTCCTAAAATGCTTTAGTGCAAATGGAGCTTTTTTTAAGTGCAGCCACTGCTGTAATGtagggaaatgcagcagccagtaTGTACATTGCAAGTTGGTGAAATAACTGAACAGGTAATCTGTTTTACTTACATTTACTGAGGATTTACATAAGATTCACATAATGTCATAGAATCTTTTGCATCCATCTTACTAGACAGTTATGGTTTCAGTTTGATATATCTGATAAACAGATCCTTCAGAAGTGCAGTGTCAGTTTACATTATGCACTTGATTCACTGAAATGGAAGTTAAACCCAATGGCCATCTGACTGAAGAGGTATGAGTCTTATCAAAGGTATGTAAACAAGAATCCATAATTATTTTCTTATCTAGGCAGTACAagttcacatttatcaacatctATGATAGGTTTACTTACAGCCACCACTTAACGTTACTTTAAGGAACAGAAGTTTGTTACAAGAGGCTTTCTACATATAGACTTTTGTTTTACCACCGAAGTTAATAATTCTAGCTCTCTAGATTCCTAAGGTACAGAAGAAACAAACAACAAATCACAAGAAGAGCAGGACCCTAACTATAGAATCAGCAGTCAAATTATGCAAGCTTCCTCTAATTCAGGATTAAGCTTGAGTTTTAGCAACAAACACCATCATTTAAGTATTTTCCCattattctaatcctatttttcaACTGGTCACTAGTTAATTTTGGGGAGGCACTTGTCAGTACACTCTGAGTAATCCTATTAAACATATTCAGATGTGTGACTTATAAACAGACTCATATTTTCTACGACATAACGTTAGGATAACTCGTAACAAATGCAATTGCTGGTTTGCTTTTTCTACATTTATCGCATAAGGTAGTTTAGGAAAAATATTCTTCATCATTGCATAGACTCATGTAGATTAACAAACAAAAGTGAATATTTGCAGTTTGATTGTGATCCTTAGTCAAAATGGACATTCATTTTATAGCTTCAGTATTGTTAGCAAGATAACAACTTCTTTACCTGATCCATCGTCTCTGTTTGCATATTTCCTTGATGATAACGCTCCAAAAGAGGTCATGAAACCATCTCCAAAGATCCTGCAGCAGTTTTCAATTAGAAACTGCACAAACAGTGCAACCTGCAGAAAGATAAAGGCCAGAAGTGTGAGTTCATTGTTGTTAAAATTCTGTTCCAGGAACTCATGCTGGCATCACATGCTTTACATTGTCAGCAATCAGATAACAACAGGACACACAGCGTTTGCATGGAGTCAAATGTGCCTTTTGCAAAAGTAAGAAGGTGGTGTAGCAGACGTGGCACGTTTCTTCAAGCCACAACATGATACTTGGAGCAAAAACGAGCCAAATGTTGTTAACCCACACATTCACCCCTAGCAGAACTGTACAAAAACAAGGAGAGAACTCCTGGAAAAAATATTTTAGTTGGCTTACTTCAAAATACAAATACTTGAAATCCCAAAGCAATTTAGGGCTAACCATGCAAAATAAAACTTCCTTCTCACAGTTTTGAACCTCATAAATGTGTGAAGAGATGAAACAGGGAATCTTTTATTATATACAAGTTGGTGAACAATGTCCTACAATCAATGTATTTCtttcaaattcacctgacctaaagatgaagagcttatgcccgaaacgttgactctcctgctcttcagatgctgcctgacctgctgcgcgtatCTAGCATCACACCTTTTGACTC
Proteins encoded in this window:
- the LOC132816772 gene encoding rho GTPase-activating protein 20-like isoform X2, which produces MTLHQSSCIKEEKEKEHPKSIPLKIVTRNVGSCIYSKVLTVNNTDTAYDVVTMTLQQFGITGNPKDYQLWVISGKEDAPYPLIGHEYPFSIKMSHIQNAAAQTQSSKDSLYPLDFQGPFIIEQLPVEMQCQFILKPSRLASCQQMAETSQKQCKRKRSIMNWTFWRGLGTQLDNMPLSPTSMTPGRLFGLPLSAICEDDHFPKPIMDMLSFLFREGPFTRGIFRRSANAKACKELKEKLNTGAEVHLARESVFVTAAVFKDFLRNIPGSIFTSDLYDDWLAAIEKRSHEEKIKEIQRLLEQLPKLNSLLLRHVFRVLHNIEQQAEENQMNAFNLAVCIAPSILWPPTPCSPEIESESTKKVALFVQFLIENCCRIFGDGFMTSFGALSSRKYANRDDGSDLSSFQLHDSSYDSLENELNHDTDSPLLNLMSKRKQDNQSRDSVLTWSDCDLDQPEDEGSHLCVPASQSRSVSCPFSENDLLDSNIYGFAPDRRLSGSRRHRRCSEPNIFPPASQFAQHCQNHETVIRKASYDAVMTQSDENYLMQLQMLQIEGQKLINYSLHKDIDQKTSSNGSHKVVQKVSHSSSQLQPPPPLKLNVTSKISSSSLSSPSGSSMSSIDSAFTHNAEPCVLDESFSTSTSAIQGHKGHPAVVASPSMLKHCYGVLSPIQDAGTAVTSSSAAPEKHKGSCNLTEETSKCIIEKGPVTLHPNSWLKKGGCWTLRRKEKGYKLKSKHGPFFIDKELTNGKLTVSPVAAEDVQKLNRSRLVNSLSYRKPIQSSLQSTDAKKKGVMVKSSKLLLKHGHSDSQELINSSVACRSHLLSTANRTLPELDQIPQTIFYGQNSKLCLQSKPRQQSRSFTLGEKCSQRVVNSHLSELVTSAHTDTQSPGAISESVTNTDLSEIQGGILQEKKPFSSTSGPCATEQQFHSTSSNALSHSAAKAVKDYFFQIDAENYFMKTQEVTDAVLQSKKKWQNKCCSDPKFEDFEQVFFSEESYV
- the LOC132816772 gene encoding rho GTPase-activating protein 20-like isoform X1 — protein: MSPQQDNIGQSRSSSLTGESRISGCGGTEEKKIMKSLAQRRQSAPSLVISKALSKSRSLSRESCLSPVSPEFCPLVQSIISPSRTLLIEGHAQLKTGLQTQDRHLFLFNDVFVIAKSKSASHFKLKKQVKVCEVWMASCMDEVCEGTTNPELSFVMGWPTTNCVATFSSPEQKEKWLSCLYSCIKEEKEKEHPKSIPLKIVTRNVGSCIYSKVLTVNNTDTAYDVVTMTLQQFGITGNPKDYQLWVISGKEDAPYPLIGHEYPFSIKMSHIQNAAAQTQSSKDSLYPLDFQGPFIIEQLPVEMQCQFILKPSRLASCQQMAETSQKQCKRKRSIMNWTFWRGLGTQLDNMPLSPTSMTPGRLFGLPLSAICEDDHFPKPIMDMLSFLFREGPFTRGIFRRSANAKACKELKEKLNTGAEVHLARESVFVTAAVFKDFLRNIPGSIFTSDLYDDWLAAIEKRSHEEKIKEIQRLLEQLPKLNSLLLRHVFRVLHNIEQQAEENQMNAFNLAVCIAPSILWPPTPCSPEIESESTKKVALFVQFLIENCCRIFGDGFMTSFGALSSRKYANRDDGSDLSSFQLHDSSYDSLENELNHDTDSPLLNLMSKRKQDNQSRDSVLTWSDCDLDQPEDEGSHLCVPASQSRSVSCPFSENDLLDSNIYGFAPDRRLSGSRRHRRCSEPNIFPPASQFAQHCQNHETVIRKASYDAVMTQSDENYLMQLQMLQIEGQKLINYSLHKDIDQKTSSNGSHKVVQKVSHSSSQLQPPPPLKLNVTSKISSSSLSSPSGSSMSSIDSAFTHNAEPCVLDESFSTSTSAIQGHKGHPAVVASPSMLKHCYGVLSPIQDAGTAVTSSSAAPEKHKGSCNLTEETSKCIIEKGPVTLHPNSWLKKGGCWTLRRKEKGYKLKSKHGPFFIDKELTNGKLTVSPVAAEDVQKLNRSRLVNSLSYRKPIQSSLQSTDAKKKGVMVKSSKLLLKHGHSDSQELINSSVACRSHLLSTANRTLPELDQIPQTIFYGQNSKLCLQSKPRQQSRSFTLGEKCSQRVVNSHLSELVTSAHTDTQSPGAISESVTNTDLSEIQGGILQEKKPFSSTSGPCATEQQFHSTSSNALSHSAAKAVKDYFFQIDAENYFMKTQEVTDAVLQSKKKWQNKCCSDPKFEDFEQVFFSEESYV